CTAacagccactagagggcactgcaggtgtgtgtatcagtgaTTGTTATTGAAAGCAACATAGAGAAACACTCTGGGATGACAGAGTTGTTCAGAACTTTCACTTCGTTATGACATATATAATTTCTCCTCATTTTTTATGTACTATTTGGCTGCTTCAACTTATATGACTTATAGTGCAGTTAATTTTATAGAGTTAATACGGCTAAACACCTGAGCTCgtgtgtttacatttctttgactactgtaactctttaacTGTCTACGCAATTTaggtaattccagcagattctgaagcaggGAAAAGCAGTCTTGCATCATTAGCAACACTTTaggtaagttttgttttttatttaaccctttttcgcccacttttttcattttttctttctgacttcTTCTATAGCTCACATTTAGGCATTTATGCAACTTTTTCATCCTAATGATTTTGTAAATTCTGTTTGACTTGAAtcttaaaagaaaagtaatcaTCTCTTTTCCCAAAGACCCTTCTTCGTTTCCGCTGCAGCTTTCAAACTGAAGTTTCCCTCCTGGCTGCTGTTGtatgttttagttgttttttttttttagaaccttCTCACCTGTCAGAGTTCCTTCAGCCAGGAGGTCCTGCACTCTGCTGATGGCATCCTGAGTCCTCATGCCAAACTGGGAGGCCAGGTCCTCCAGGAGAACTACCTTAGAGTTCTGCAAACAGAGATCAGAGTTTAAGACCTGATCGTACTCAGCAGAGGACGCCTGCTGGTCTCACCTGGATGTAGTTGATGAAGTCCTGCAGCAGGTGGCGTGACTGCAGTGAAATAACAGAGTCAGAGTCCAAAACACGACTCCCAGAGCTCCCAATAAGTAGAGAAAAACACCCCAGTCTGACCTGATCCTCAGAAAGCAGCTCCTCTTCCCCCTGCTCCTCCACCACGAAGGAAGCCTTCAGCTTCAGGTACTCCTCCTCTTCTCGTCGTTCCTGCTCCTCTTTAGCTCgtttctcatcttcctcctgatcAAGCAGCATAAAGTTTGAGCCTTTTTtcctaagaaaaaaacattcagaagaagaaaaaaaacctgtctgcACCTGCTTCTGCTCCAGCAGAcgctccctctcctcctcctgccgCCTCTCCTTCTCTCGGACCTCCTGCATCCTCTTGCGCTCCtccctctcctccagctccgcctgcagagcagcatcaTCAGTACTCTTTCAGAAGCTATGCAGGAGCATCAGCTCAGTCTTCAGCCTTACCTCTCTCTGGGCCTTCTTGGCCTGcttctcctccagcttcttctgCTTCTTGGCTCCTATCTTTGCAGCCGGCTGAGCGCTCAGCtgctcctcgtcctcctcttcctctgaaaCATTCAGCACACGTCATCAAAGCGTCTCCACTATTTCCAAGTGAAAAGAGCCGATGCTGCCGTTTTACCCGACTCCTCTCTCTGGGCTCTCCTGTGAGCCATCTCAGCAGCCAGGTTTCTCCTCCTGCGAGGCATTCCGGCTCCACGCTCCGCCGCCACCACCCGAGGAGGAGGCCCTCCTGCTCGCGCCACACCCCTCTGCTGCTCGTCATCAGCTGAGAAAAAGACATAACACAATGTGTCAGGATGGGAATTATTCTAAATATtagttttctgttaaagtcccactccaattatttttgtatttattgtaaaagagttcccagtggtttattaattataataattatgcTGTTCTAACTTTAACACTTATTTAAGaaaattatgttgttttctaggatacTTTCTGCAGGAGTTTATTGGAAATTtgtccgagttgtgggcgggaatgTTGAAGGGGAGTAAACCCACCTTCACTTCCCATTATCCTCATTATCATtagtttacacactctcccattagcttacagaccctcacagcTCCAACCTATAATTGATGGTGCAATAAAGATGGCGAGCGACATtcgagctatccagccgtctgTTAGGAAATACCGTTAAGAAAGAATGGTGTGGAATAAAACTGTTGTTCAATGTatgtggaaacaaaaatgatttgacCTGAGcgtaaaaaacatcaaagaccTGAAACTTTAGACTTGATTTtaacttaaaacaaacaaatacttcAACTGTGTAAACACCAGCAAATGCTGgctgattatttttaaatactatTTTATCTTAAGcagatgtttgattttcttcaATTGTCTGTGGAGAATTCGTAAAAATGAAGTCCCTGAACGCACCACGAAGTTTAAAGCAGAGCAAGAGCTGACGTAATCTCTCTCTTCTGGTGTTTTCTTCAAAGCTTTATGTCTAAATATTAATTTAtagttaaatgtatttttaaaccgagttaaaaaaaaataacgaaTGTGTCCAGAAAACATCGGATAACATGTCGTTGTTGTTAGCCGCTGAGTTCGGTACCTTGCTGAGTTTTCCGCTGCACTTTCAACGCAAACACGATCAGCGCCGCGAGGATGGCGGCAGAGATGACGTACAAAAACACGTCCATGCTGTCCACAACTTTAAAGGTGGGTTGTCCGTTTCTTTTACAGCCTTGATCACAGCTAGCTGCTAACCATCAAACACACGTAgcttcctttcttcttcttcttcttcacttcTCTTGTTGTGGCTTTGAACTGCAACAAGCTCATTGTTGCCTCCATGTGGcaataatgagtttttttttctgaaattattagatttttctctttgtctaaaatatttgattaaaacatgTCTGATTGTGTTTCCAGAGGTCAGAAAGGGCGATCTCTCCACATATGTCTATTTTATAGCTCTAAAAGTAGCATTGTGCTCCAATTCCCACTTCTGTTTCATTGTAAGACCTCCAAAGAAGCAGAATTTATTACTAGTCACATTTTTACTTCAGTCAGTCTGCAAAAGAAAACCTgtgttcaataaaaataatttccgCGAAAATTTTCCACAGATATTGGATTGAACCACTAAAAAAGACAGGTCGACTGTGAATAATAATGACTGATGATAGAAACTGGAAATATTTTTTACCTGCATTCCAGACCAAATGGTGGCGCTAATGTAGCACGATGTTGTTGGCCAACCGCCAAAATTCAGACAAGAAGAAGAACAACGACCGAACGGAGGCGCTAGCCGCTTTAGCTCGTATTCCGAGAACGGTGGTGTTTTGTTTGGAATTTTGTGAGATTTTGGGACAGATAGGACGAAATGGTTCGTGTCGGGactctcagcattttccaaaatgttgcaaatcagtgaatacgtttaaaatgtaaagacaaCGTGGCTGTGATTGTGAGACTCGCAAATGATGATCGAAATTGCATAGGACGGCGGTGTTTTTGTGAGTTTGAGCTGCAGTAACGATGTCTTCACTTCAGTCTCTGAGAGAGTTTATCAACGAGcgactagctgctgctgctgaagaaatctTCAGACACtgtgaaggaaccatcgtccagtacgagcaggagctctgtcgtcagcgcagactgctggatatCGTCTGGAAACCACAGCTTCAGCTGAACGCCATAGGTGTGTTCACTTCAACAAATGAGATAAAGCCTTCATCTTCCTGAACATTCTGATCCAAGTAAAAATGTACAGATGCCTGTTTATGTTGGAGGATTACAGTCCGCCATCTTGAAGCAGTAAACAGGCGCTCTGCTAAATTGACTATActgaccaatgagttatatcgctagaggagacacgcccgcttgggaagccAGGCCACCGGTGGCGGAGCgtgacgccatcttggtgaggtcaccGGTGCCCACATTACAATGCTTTCTATGGCCTACGGTGGAATCTAAGTtgcttttatataatttatatatatatatacacacacacatatacacatacatacagtgaggtcaaaatgtatttgatcaccctgtgatttagcaagttctcccacttagaaaacatggaggaatctaaaattttcatcataggtgcatttccacagtgagagtcAGAATCTGAAGAATCATTCAGAAATCAcgtacaattttttaaaaacaatttatttgtatattactgtgacaaataagtatttgatcacttgattatTAGATAGACTTCCAACCAGcaaagacctgctgttctgcttttaaatagtccaactccactctgctcatgattctaaattagtggcacctgtttgaggtcGTTAGCTTGCATAAAGGCACCTGTGCACCCCACAATCAATCAGAAGTCTAACTTCCAACATgggcaaaaccaaagagctgtcaaaagacacaagagaCCAGAGTGTAGACCTTCAGAAAGCTAGAAGTGGCTACGGGGCAATTGCCAAGCAGCGTggtgagaaaagaacaactgttggagcaattgtcagaaaatggaagaggCTAATGATGACTGTCAATGTCCCTTGGACTGGGGCCCCTCCCAAGATCTCACCTCGTGGGGTATCGATGATGCTAAGGAAGGAAGAATCAGCCCAGGACTACAcgggaggagctggtcaatgacctgaagagagctgggaccaccgttTCCAAGGCTACTATAAGTAATACATTAAAACGTCATGGTTTAAAATCATGCATCGCACGGAAGGTTCTCCTGCTGAAGTCAGCCCATGTCAAGGCCCGtctgaagtttgccaatgaccatcagtcatgggagaaagtcttgtggtcagatgagaccaaaatagaactttttggtcttaactccattctgcgtgtttggaggaggaagaaggaggagcatcatcgcaagaacaccatacctacagtgaagcacgggggtggaagcatcatgctctgggggtgtttttctgcacaggggacAGGACGACTGCACTGTAGAGGATGAACAGGGCTATGTATTGTCAGATattgggcaaaaacctccttacctcagagcgttgaagatgggtcgtggctgggtctttcagcatgacaatgacccgCAGCACAAagccaagaaaaccaaggagtggctccgtaagaagcatgtcaaggttctggagtggcctagccagtctacAGACcaaaatccaatagagaatctttggagggagctgaaactccgtgttgctcagcgacagccccgaaccctgacagatctagagaagatctgtatggaggagtgggccaaaatccctaCTGCAGTGTAGAAACctagtgaagaactacaggaaccgTTTGACCTCTGTAATGGTTAACGAAGgcttctgtaccaaatattaaagttgtttaaccCAAGTGATCatatacttatttgtcacagtaataagcaaataaattgtttttaaaaaaattgtacaacatgatttctgaatgtttcttcagattctgtctctcactgtggaagcgcacctatgatgaaaattttagacccctccatgttttctaagtgggagaacttgctaaatcacagggtgatcaaatacttattgacatcactgtgtatatatatatatcaacctttgttgttaaataagagaaacagtcagccttaaaagctcaaactttaatgaaaaatgcataattgcaggacttcttacacaaaaaaacatattacaaagaatttaataaaataatttctaaatatttagaagttttacacctctttgacatgtaatttaaattattaagtaaagcccaacaataagtcaataataataataaatcaataagtcaatgaaaaaaaataaatatcaagtcaataaataataataataaattgataagtcaataaaaaaataagccaataaataataagttaataaataataataaatcaataattcaataacaaatattaaatcaataataattcaataaataataaatcaacaatatgtcaataaataataataataaattgataATAATTCAAcaagaagtccaaaagtcaacaatagatttaccctaaaaaaaagaaaaacaagcgaTTTGGTGATTCATGTAAGTGATCGATTTGGTGTTACATACATGGTATGGTGCCAGGTTTCAAgcgaacagtctggcctcttatcaaaatttgtttccacaaaatgttttgaacatagccagactgtattgctagttggtaaccacagtgatccatctgggttagctcttttgatAGCTAAGggccactttttccttaagtctgaatccattgtaaacctgcaagaaaagtttagtcactgagtcagaaatgtataaatctatattactataataacctagtcctagtatactgtgtataggttttataaaaaaatagtttacatttatgtcgacagcaaattatacatgcagcatgttgataatagccctgcagcatcatgcatggtacatgtgtactattaatgaagcccctgcagcattaaaaggaaaaaattatAGTACCTAACtgtgaaatgttatgccttcctccttcgtggactcatttctccgattttggcagttgaaacccgcacaatgaactggcattttgcaaaagatgtgttcacatgcatgcactgctgcagtgacttgacctcaccaagatggcggtgctctcctcccatgaggaattaTGTGATGTCTCTTCTAGGGATATAACTCATTAAACCTGAAATAGTATTAAACAAACAGACACAATTCGACGGAACCAAACAAGAAAagctacaaataaaataaataaaattacagcCCATATAACTATTAATCACCAATTTAAAAGGATAAAGAACAAAAAGGGCATCACCGGTTTTTCAAATTATGTTTTTCGAATATGTTCCAAGTTTTAAAGTCTGCATTTTTAGTAGATTCAGCATAATTTTTGGTATTAGTAGCTTATTTTTATGAATATAAAATGAGGCccgaatgaaaatgaaattgaGTACAACCTGCTGTCTttgttgtattaaaaaaaaaaaaaacaacctaaaaacGTTCAGGAGAACGTGATTTTTACAGCAAGTCTAAGTACCAGccgttgtaaacatgatcacgAGGGAGATATTAATTACTGCGTTTTGTGTCTGGTCTGATTAATGACACCAAGACTGACATTTATAGGAACAAagatgtgaaaagaaaagatctGGAGCAAATTTTGCTCCAGATCTAATAAACAGTAAATACACAATAGAAGAAGAATCTTCTCCCTGTTGCTACCTGTGTGTCTGCCGCTGATCCAGTGGATAAACCACTGGCTAGACgcacgttcttgaatgcacCACTCTTGGTTGGTGTTAATGCACCATGAAACAAGTTTGTATCTTCCTTCTTCTATGGTTGAGGAAGGACTATACTGCCTCCTAAAGTTTCTGTTGTGCTTTGCGATCCCATTGACTTTGTGGCTGGTGGATATTAtaatcaaaatgacaaaaaaataaagggcGCATCGTCAATAGCAAATTAGCGTTGACAATTTTTTATAGCCGATTACTCACTGTCAGCCCTATCTGTGATCTGACACAtgtcaaaaacagagaaaacactgcaggacAGACCATAAATCATGACCAAGTCCAGAGTGTGCCCCCTGTTGTGAGtaggctgtgtgacatgctgtTTAAAATCCAGTGCAAAAGGTTATGAAACTCATTTGCATCAGCATCACCATCTTTGTCAACGTGAAGGTTAAGAATGATATTAAAAGTCTACTTTATTAGgagtgtatttttttgtgtatttgtattttttttttattaaaacaggaaGAAGGCTTTGGTTGTCTTGAGACAATAACACATAAAATAGGCGGGCTGttgaaagaaatttttttttttatctcccctGATAGAAAATTATAAGTTAAAATTTGGTGGGGAAGTCTCAGTGAGAATAACAGGAGCATCAGTACCAAGCCAAGTTTTAGTTAAAAAAggccattttttttgttatctaaAATAAGatcattcacaaaaaaaatttttttttaaagaaattgaatGTTTAATCAGAAAAGTTCAAAATCGTGTGCGAGTGCAGATGAATTGTTTCATGGTTTTTTCCGGTATTGTATGTcaacagtgacaataaaggcatatcAAATCTTATCCTATCAATGTGATGGAGATATCTGACTGTGGAGCTGGTGGATCTTGACTGGAGATATTTGGGAAATTTGCATACAATACACATATGTGGCCTAGCCACATATTGACAGGGATTTAAAGAGAAATAACCATGTATAAGTGCTGAGTTAAATGCAATGTGGTCAAGAAGGTGGGTGCATCAAACTATTATGGGAACCACTATTTGGAACTAGTCAAAAGTGTTCAGTTCGAATCAGTCTAAGTCACGTTTCTGGGGGGCAAATACTCTGGCCAATCATGAGTAAGCTTCTTCAAAGCTTAGTCCTCTTccctttcagtggaaggggaggtgggggccagcggtcaccacatgcttttagcgaggtgtctgattggtcagtttataacttgaataactttaaataaagaaaattaaaattagcaGGATGATGTTAAGGAAatatataaaatcaaaaatgtttattctgacaagTACAataactgagtaatagctgtttatttcttaatagaagtctatgggatttgggcttcttggagccagcaagtACATCCTATGAGGACGTGGGGGTGGAGGGGTCAGTTTATCCAGTGATGTATACATACAGTCTATGGGTGCAGCTAAGAAAAAGAGCACACCAGTGCAAAAAATTAGTCTAGAGTCCTGCAAAGGCAAACacgctcagtttttttttaacgtggCAGAATTGTGGCGCTGCATAAGTATGGGTTCTCACAATGGGCCATTGCTGCTGAAAAGAgtaattatgacatttttaaaaggattATGGAACAAAAAGGTCAAGGGGCAGacccaaaaaatgtttaaacggCATCTGCAAGAGAAGGACTTCAGAAACTTCAAAGGCCACGTCTAACAGAACATCACAAAATAGCCCGGTTGGACTATGCCAAACACGCCAAACATGGGACATTGATAAGTGGAAGAAATTTCTGTTCCCTGGCTATTGGTAGATGTTTCTAGGGGGTGACTGGGTTTTTTCTACAGAACAGTGCTGCAGTTCAGAACGTTTCTCTGACAAAGGACTTTTTTCAAGCAAATAACTTCACTCTTTTGGACCATCCTGCATGTTATCTTGATTTAAAGGGCCTTTATCATGGAATataaacttttttgagctttttagtGTATTATACTGTTTATTACTCAcacaaaacaaccccaaagtggtattttgatctgttcactcatctgagtattcctctaaaacccttctctctgagcaccagcccttcccaatccatgaaaacaagtgtgttctcacattgtgatatAGATAGGTGAAAAACGCCCCT
The sequence above is drawn from the Oryzias latipes chromosome 2, ASM223467v1 genome and encodes:
- the ddrgk1 gene encoding DDRGK domain-containing protein 1, which produces MDVFLYVISAAILAALIVFALKVQRKTQQADDEQQRGVARAGGPPPRVVAAERGAGMPRRRRNLAAEMAHRRAQREESEEEEDEEQLSAQPAAKIGAKKQKKLEEKQAKKAQREAELEEREERKRMQEVREKERRQEEERERLLEQKQEEDEKRAKEEQERREEEEYLKLKASFVVEEQGEEELLSEDQSRHLLQDFINYIQNSKVVLLEDLASQFGMRTQDAISRVQDLLAEGTLTGVMDDRGKFISITPEELDSVAQFIRQRGRVSITELAQASNSLINLTPHSRSTA